GGCGATATGGATCGAAGTCAAGTGACCAGACTCAAAACAGAACTGAACTCCGACAGGTGCCTCGATGACATCACCGCCATCGACTGAGATGAGGCGACATGGGATGCCGCTTTGCGACAGCCAAACCTCCACCTCACATGGCCTGGTCCTACCGTGAAAGTTATGGAGTGCGTCTAAACATGGAGGCCACTTCGCTTCTTCATTAGATGAACGAAAGTAAAAGGACAACATGAACAGTCGTTCGTCCAAGAAACTGAACTGAATTGATTTATCCTGGTAGGCCAGCAGGGTCATGCCTCCCATTCCTTTACCGTGATCCTGAGGGTCCCCAAGTTCATCGACAATGTGCTTTTGAGTGGCCTCAGTCGGGAAAAGTGGGGCTATTTTTAAACGGGCGTCCAAAAGAAGGCGTTGGTTCTCTGAGGTTAAGGCAGGCGTTTTTACCGTGTTCCTGGAATCTTATCGAAACCACGGAGAGGTCAAGAGAGCACGGAGGTTGGTCTGACGGGGCGGACGTTTCGGACTTGTCGGGGGGAGTGGGTAGGTTGGATGAGGGGAGGTTAAGTTTCGATGTCCTGGGTGCCTTTGCAGTTGGGGTAGGCGGGGCAGCCCCAGAATTGGCGGCTGGTTTTTCCTGCGGTGCGGCGGCGCATGGGTTGGTTGCAGAGGGGGCAGAGAGGGGTGCCGGATTGTTCGGCCCGGGACTGGATGCGGGTGGTGTGGAGGCGTTCGGTAAATCCCCCGTTTTCTTTGAAATTCTCTGCCTGACTCTGAAGCTGGCGTTTGAGAAGATAGGTCGCCTGATTGATGGCGCAGAGCATGGCGTTGGCGGCAAATTCGGGGTCGGCTTTGGCGACGAACTCGGCGAGGCCGGCCAGTCCGGTGAGGATGACTTTGCCTTTCGGAGCGGCTGGCAGGCTGGGGAAGAGGTCGTGCTTGAGGCGCTCGCGCATGGCGAGGCATTGGCGGGAGTCTTTGTGCCAGAGACGGAGGCCGTTTGAAGAAGGAAGCTTTTGTAGTCTCTGGCGAGTTCGTCGTTCAGGCTGGCGCGTGCGACGTTAGTCAGCTTCATTTCCATCTTCCGAGACGTGGCGGCGGCACCGCTGCCCTCCTAGATGTTCCGCACGCCGCTACGGGCAGCCTGGATCATTTGGTCGTGGGTGCGGCTGCTTTTTTCAATGAAGCGGTTACAGAAGACGACGGTGGCGTCATAGACTGCTTCGGCTACGACATAGCTGCGGAGGTTTTCGTAACCGCCGTGGGGCAGAAGAGGGCTGTTGGGGTCGGGAGCGGGTTTCTTGTTGGACCGGTCTGACAAATCGGACTTGTCAGACCGGCCTGAGGGATCTGGTGAGGCGGGCATCTCGGTGGTAGGTGAGAGGGGCCTGCTTCAAATGAGCTATGCTACTGACAAGCCTCACAAGTCCCGCCGTTCCGCATCGCCTCAATGGAACAAGCTTGAATCTGCTCCTCCGTGTAAGCGGCGGCTTTGGTGGGGTCTTGGCCGACGATGCCGCGCATTTCCTTCTTCACTTCGACATCGGCTTTTTCGATGTTGGAGGCGGAGCGGGTGCGGAGGTAGTAGGTGGTCTTGAGGCCTTTTTTCCAGGCTCCTCGATACATGTGGGAGAGGGTGCGCATGTCGCTCTCACCGCAGAAGAGGTTCACGGACTGGGACTGATCAATCCACTTCTGGCGGCGGGCGGCGGCATCGATGAGCCAGCTCCAGTCAATGCTGAAGGCGGTGGCGTAGCGGCGCTTGAGGTCCACAGGGATTTCCTCGATGCCTTCGATTTCGCCGTCCATGTACTTCAGCTTGTTCTGCACCTCAGGGGTCCACAGGCCGCGCTTTTTGAGGTCGCGGATGAGGTAGGGGTTCAGCAGCATGAAGTCGCCGGAGAGGTTGGACTTCACGAGCATGTTGCTCATGAGGGGCTCGATGCACGGGCTGGAGCCCATGATGTTTGAAATCGTGGCCGTCGGGGCGATGGCGAGGACGTTGCTGTTGCGCATGCCGTGCTTGGCGATCTTGGCGCGCAGGGCGCTCCAATCCATCTTGCCGCCGCGAGGGACGTCGATCTCCATGCCGCGCTCCTGGGCGAGGAGGTCCACGGTATCCTGCGGGAGGAGGCCGCGATCCCACTTGCTGCCTTTGTAGGTGGAGTAGGTGCCTTTTTCGGCAGCCACGTCGCTGCTGGCCTCATAGGCGTAGTAGGCGACGGCTTCCATGAATTCGTCGTTGAATTCGACGGCTTCCTTGGACGCAAAGGGGATGCCTTTGCGGTAGAGGGCGTACTGCAGGCCCATGACGCCGAGCCCGATGGGGCGGTGACGCTCGTTGGAGGTCTTGGCGGCGACGGTGGGGTAGAAGTTGATGTCGATGACGTTGTCCAGC
This is a stretch of genomic DNA from Prosthecobacter algae. It encodes these proteins:
- a CDS encoding four helix bundle suffix domain-containing protein is translated as MRERLKHDLFPSLPAAPKGKVILTGLAGLAEFVAKADPEFAANAMLCAINQATYLLKRQLQSQAENFKENGGFTERLHTTRIQSRAEQSGTPLCPLCNQPMRRRTAGKTSRQFWGCPAYPNCKGTQDIET